A region from the Hydrogenimonas sp. genome encodes:
- a CDS encoding cobalt-zinc-cadmium resistance protein CzcA, with protein MRWLLLLALKGALLAQTYSSIIEEVDNSPLLQSAKELKMAASSAAEAARGKSMPSLDVSFGAAWLKERPTVTFRIPGYPPMDAPMGTKRNFNGSVRLAYPLFTGFAISAEIEKMGYESETARLKLLDLKRNLYLQATELAAACFAADKTLEAQIEAKKAMEDAYRKAKGLYDNGLLPPADLYNIEAKQYEVEAEIEETKTKRAQILNRLGYLINAKVESVDLPLYLFSLNMEKEALIEEALESREDIKVLKTVLKSGDTVIKLAESRLYPSVTLAAELKRRGDTPKLNGDGFTNPDQSYIGASLSWNLFNGFSDKKMIESARYRRLASAAMLNDYKMRVKTELENAFLDLSALYSRLKSAKMELKARGAYCELTKGRFENQLADADELSRSIAELFASKAKVAVLQSRIFKQKASILLMAGIDPFKRVVE; from the coding sequence ATGAGATGGTTGCTTTTATTGGCGCTAAAAGGTGCCCTGCTTGCACAGACATACAGTTCGATAATAGAAGAGGTCGACAACTCGCCTCTCCTTCAGAGTGCAAAGGAGTTGAAGATGGCGGCATCTTCGGCTGCGGAAGCCGCAAGAGGAAAGAGTATGCCGAGCCTCGATGTCTCGTTCGGTGCAGCGTGGCTGAAAGAGAGACCGACCGTTACATTCAGAATACCCGGCTATCCGCCCATGGATGCCCCGATGGGAACCAAACGAAACTTCAACGGTTCCGTCAGGCTTGCCTACCCTCTCTTTACCGGCTTCGCAATCAGCGCCGAAATAGAGAAGATGGGATATGAGAGTGAAACGGCCCGGCTGAAACTGCTCGATCTAAAAAGAAACCTCTACCTTCAGGCTACGGAGCTTGCCGCCGCATGTTTTGCGGCGGATAAGACCCTGGAGGCTCAAATTGAGGCAAAAAAAGCCATGGAGGATGCCTACAGGAAAGCGAAAGGACTCTACGACAACGGACTTCTACCGCCTGCGGACCTTTACAACATAGAGGCTAAACAATACGAAGTGGAGGCGGAAATAGAGGAGACCAAAACAAAAAGAGCACAGATTCTAAACCGCCTGGGCTATCTTATCAACGCAAAGGTCGAGTCGGTCGACCTTCCGCTTTATCTCTTTTCGCTCAATATGGAGAAAGAGGCGCTGATTGAAGAGGCGCTTGAGTCACGGGAAGATATTAAAGTTCTCAAAACCGTTTTGAAGAGCGGCGACACCGTAATCAAGCTGGCCGAAAGCCGACTCTATCCCAGTGTAACTCTGGCAGCCGAACTGAAAAGAAGAGGTGACACCCCGAAGCTGAACGGTGACGGTTTTACAAATCCCGATCAGAGCTATATCGGTGCATCCCTATCCTGGAATCTTTTCAACGGATTCTCCGATAAAAAAATGATAGAGTCGGCCCGCTACAGGCGTCTCGCTTCTGCGGCGATGCTTAACGACTACAAAATGAGGGTGAAAACCGAACTTGAAAATGCCTTTCTTGACCTTTCGGCCCTCTATTCGAGGCTAAAAAGCGCAAAGATGGAGCTCAAAGCCAGAGGTGCATACTGCGAACTCACAAAGGGGCGTTTCGAGAATCAGCTGGCAGATGCGGATGAACTGAGTCGCTCAATAGCCGAACTTTTCGCTTCCAAAGCAAAAGTAGCCGTTCTGCAAAGCCGTATATTCAAACAGAAAGCCTCGATATTGCTGATGGCCGGAATAGACCCTTTCAAAAGAGTTGTCGAGTAG
- a CDS encoding diguanylate cyclase/phosphodiesterase (GGDEF & EAL domains) with PAS/PAC sensor encodes MEYFLKDCEYKIVINPENGKIIECNKAYSELVGYSKDEIFEQALLERMTVENTIMFLEVLDDVIAGTKAMITADHNCKNGEKVRLDNYLISRRHSYIEIWMKKNRPPQLPIHRRRLLDMIIDYAPDMFWAKDLQGRYLFTNKALCEKLLDIEDQRDAIGKTDIFFALRQMAAHPENPSWYTMGEMRQNSDELVIKHLTPMHFEEHGKVKGKEIYLDVHKAPLYNCDGVLIGTVGIGRDITLQKEFETKVEEEQLKKMELFESLLNSTIEGLLIFDENRKCIHYNSPIKEIFGYSDDELWQKDALSFAMDSSKELILERYPKSDKEPYEVLMKRRDGSAFWALVRGKFMTLEGKKVKVWAIVDISPLKEKERAITFQAEHDPLTNLINRRHFFRIFESVLESADRKRQYKGLLFIDLDRFKPINDTMGHNIGDQLLQLVAQRLQSSLRKSDLISRFGGDEFLALISTETTDIEDAKKRISMIAEKILRAIKAPYRIEDKSVEIGASIGITVFNSSERDLNRLILDADSAMYEAKKKGGNSYSFSG; translated from the coding sequence ATGGAGTATTTTTTAAAAGATTGTGAATATAAAATTGTTATTAATCCGGAAAACGGAAAAATAATAGAGTGCAACAAAGCCTATTCCGAGCTTGTAGGGTACAGCAAAGATGAGATTTTTGAGCAGGCTCTACTTGAGCGCATGACAGTCGAAAATACAATTATGTTTCTCGAGGTACTGGATGATGTAATTGCCGGTACCAAGGCTATGATTACCGCCGATCATAACTGTAAAAACGGTGAGAAAGTGAGGTTGGACAACTATTTGATCTCCAGGCGCCACTCATACATAGAGATTTGGATGAAAAAAAACAGGCCGCCTCAATTACCTATACACAGAAGAAGACTTCTTGATATGATCATAGATTACGCTCCCGATATGTTCTGGGCGAAAGATCTGCAGGGGCGCTACCTTTTTACCAACAAAGCACTTTGCGAAAAACTTCTCGACATTGAAGATCAGAGGGATGCAATAGGAAAAACAGATATATTCTTCGCTCTCAGGCAGATGGCTGCACATCCGGAAAACCCGAGCTGGTATACCATGGGTGAAATGAGACAGAACTCCGATGAACTGGTCATAAAACATCTTACGCCTATGCATTTTGAAGAGCACGGAAAGGTGAAGGGGAAGGAGATATATCTCGATGTTCACAAGGCTCCTCTTTACAACTGCGACGGCGTGCTCATAGGTACGGTAGGAATCGGAAGAGATATCACCCTGCAAAAAGAGTTTGAAACGAAAGTGGAAGAGGAGCAGCTTAAAAAGATGGAGCTTTTCGAATCACTTTTGAACTCCACGATAGAGGGGCTTTTGATCTTCGATGAGAACAGGAAGTGCATCCACTACAACAGCCCGATAAAGGAGATATTCGGATATTCCGACGATGAGCTTTGGCAAAAAGATGCACTCTCGTTCGCAATGGACTCCTCCAAAGAGCTGATTCTGGAGAGATACCCAAAAAGCGACAAAGAGCCTTATGAAGTTCTGATGAAAAGAAGAGACGGGTCCGCTTTTTGGGCGCTCGTGCGCGGTAAATTCATGACTCTAGAGGGCAAAAAGGTGAAAGTGTGGGCGATAGTCGATATCTCTCCGCTGAAAGAGAAAGAGAGAGCCATTACTTTCCAGGCGGAGCACGACCCGCTTACGAACCTTATCAACAGACGCCACTTTTTCAGGATTTTCGAATCTGTACTTGAGAGTGCAGACCGGAAACGTCAATATAAGGGACTCCTTTTTATAGATCTTGACAGGTTCAAACCTATAAACGATACGATGGGGCACAATATCGGGGACCAGCTGCTTCAGCTTGTAGCCCAGAGGCTGCAGTCTAGTCTCCGTAAGAGTGACCTGATTTCCCGTTTCGGCGGCGACGAGTTTCTCGCGCTGATTTCTACCGAAACAACAGATATTGAAGATGCCAAAAAGCGTATCTCGATGATAGCGGAGAAGATACTGAGAGCCATCAAGGCGCCTTACCGGATTGAAGACAAGAGTGTAGAGATAGGGGCAAGCATAGGAATCACAGTCTTCAACTCTTCGGAGAGAGACCTGAACAGACTCATTCTAGATGCCGACTCCGCGATGTATGAAGCGAAGAAAAAGGGCGGAAACAGTTACTCCTTCAGCGGGTAA
- a CDS encoding translation initiation factor SUI1-related protein — protein MGEREKLEISFHSLGDGWEVDAVCKKCGENGSECICGEDETILPPSRHNLLYKVVMRRGKPVTVVGEFHIPKSEAKRVLKVLKKTLGCGGTFKSGWIEIQGRREDEIRKVLILEGFTR, from the coding sequence GTGGGCGAGAGAGAGAAGCTCGAGATCTCTTTCCACTCCCTGGGGGACGGATGGGAGGTGGATGCCGTCTGCAAAAAGTGCGGTGAAAACGGCAGCGAGTGCATATGCGGCGAAGACGAGACTATTCTTCCTCCGTCGCGGCACAACCTGTTATACAAGGTCGTGATGCGCCGTGGCAAACCTGTAACGGTCGTAGGGGAGTTTCATATACCGAAGAGTGAAGCGAAAAGAGTGCTGAAGGTTCTAAAAAAAACTCTCGGTTGCGGCGGCACGTTCAAGTCCGGCTGGATTGAGATTCAGGGAAGAAGAGAGGATGAGATCAGGAAAGTTCTGATCCTGGAGGGTTTTACCCGCTGA
- a CDS encoding ABC transporter ATP-binding protein uup — MLQTIDLTKRFGGRVLFENVNIKLDAGKRYGLIGANGAGKSTFLKIVAGEEDATSGEIVIGSGLKVGVLGQNQYAFEEFTIADAVLYGNRRLFDAIKEKERLYAEGNFDDDKVNERLGELEMVCVEEDPMYEYDVRIKKILEELGFPESQHNELMSTLPSADKFKVLLAQVLFPKPDILFLDEPTNNLDIHAIAWLEEQLKRHEGTMIVISHDRHFLNSVVTHILDLDFKTIREFSGNYDDWYIASNLLQKQREMERAKKLKEKEQLESFIRRFSANASKAKQATSRQKQLEKLDLSALQTSSRRDPSIVFKKRREIGKEALELLNVSKSFDDLEVFKDLTLKFNPGDKVALIGPNGVGKTTLCRMIMDDGIKPDSGEIKWGATVEPSYFPQDTTDRIEGSETLYEWLRSHDRDADISEIRNCLGRMLFSGEEQEKSIEKISGGEKHRMMLSKMMLEQGNFLVLDEPTNHLDLEAIIALGEALYNFDGNVICVTHDRELIDAFANRIIEIRPDGEIVDFMGNYEEYAEYIGERV, encoded by the coding sequence ATGCTTCAGACGATAGATTTAACCAAACGTTTCGGCGGCAGAGTGCTGTTTGAAAATGTCAACATAAAACTAGATGCCGGTAAGAGATACGGCCTGATCGGTGCAAACGGAGCCGGAAAGAGTACTTTTTTGAAAATAGTCGCCGGCGAGGAGGATGCGACCTCCGGAGAGATTGTAATAGGCAGTGGCCTGAAAGTAGGGGTTCTGGGTCAGAACCAGTACGCTTTCGAAGAGTTCACGATAGCTGATGCGGTCTTGTACGGAAACAGAAGGCTGTTTGACGCCATCAAAGAGAAGGAGAGGCTCTATGCGGAGGGGAACTTCGACGACGACAAGGTGAACGAAAGGCTCGGAGAGCTCGAAATGGTCTGCGTGGAAGAGGATCCTATGTACGAGTATGACGTCAGAATTAAGAAGATTCTCGAAGAGCTCGGCTTTCCCGAGTCGCAGCATAACGAACTCATGAGTACGCTTCCGAGCGCGGACAAATTCAAAGTGCTTCTTGCCCAGGTTCTTTTCCCGAAACCGGATATCCTCTTTCTGGACGAGCCTACCAACAACCTCGATATACACGCCATTGCATGGCTCGAAGAGCAGTTGAAAAGGCATGAAGGAACGATGATAGTAATCTCCCACGACCGCCACTTTCTAAACAGTGTCGTGACACATATACTCGATCTCGATTTCAAGACCATAAGAGAGTTTTCGGGGAACTACGACGACTGGTATATAGCCAGTAATCTTCTGCAGAAACAGCGGGAGATGGAGAGAGCCAAGAAACTCAAAGAGAAGGAGCAGCTGGAGAGTTTCATAAGGCGCTTCAGTGCCAACGCATCCAAGGCTAAGCAGGCCACAAGCCGCCAAAAACAGCTCGAAAAACTCGATTTGAGTGCTCTTCAGACCTCTTCAAGAAGAGATCCGAGCATCGTTTTCAAGAAGAGAAGAGAGATAGGAAAAGAGGCTTTGGAGCTTCTGAATGTAAGCAAAAGTTTCGATGACCTGGAGGTTTTCAAAGATCTGACCCTAAAGTTCAATCCCGGAGACAAGGTTGCTCTAATAGGACCCAACGGCGTAGGAAAGACCACTCTCTGCAGGATGATAATGGATGACGGAATCAAGCCGGACAGCGGAGAGATAAAGTGGGGCGCCACCGTGGAGCCCAGCTATTTTCCGCAGGATACAACCGACAGGATAGAGGGGAGCGAAACTCTTTACGAGTGGCTGAGAAGTCATGACAGGGATGCCGATATCTCTGAGATAAGAAACTGCCTCGGAAGGATGCTCTTCAGCGGTGAGGAGCAGGAGAAGAGCATAGAAAAGATAAGCGGCGGAGAGAAACACCGTATGATGCTCAGCAAAATGATGCTGGAACAGGGGAACTTTCTTGTTCTAGACGAGCCTACGAACCACCTGGACCTTGAAGCCATCATCGCACTCGGAGAGGCTCTCTACAATTTCGACGGCAACGTTATCTGCGTAACCCACGACCGGGAGCTGATAGATGCTTTCGCCAACCGCATCATAGAGATCAGGCCGGACGGTGAGATTGTCGACTTCATGGGCAACTATGAAGAGTATGCTGAATATATAGGCGAGAGAGTGTAG
- a CDS encoding arsenate reductase, which translates to MATEEIVIWHNPRCSKSREALKLLEAEGVEPTVFRYLDEKPSVEQIKEVLKLMGVGPRDIMRTKEAAYRELGLKDVDDDEKLIEAMAENPKLIERPIVIKDGRAVLGRPPEKVIELIKG; encoded by the coding sequence ATGGCAACCGAAGAGATTGTAATATGGCACAATCCGAGATGCTCCAAGTCTCGTGAAGCTCTTAAATTGCTTGAGGCCGAAGGTGTGGAGCCGACTGTTTTCCGATATCTCGACGAGAAGCCTTCCGTTGAGCAGATAAAAGAGGTTTTAAAGCTGATGGGTGTCGGGCCGCGTGATATCATGAGAACCAAGGAAGCGGCCTACAGAGAGCTTGGCCTGAAAGATGTGGATGATGACGAAAAGCTCATTGAGGCGATGGCTGAGAATCCGAAGCTCATCGAGCGTCCCATCGTCATAAAAGATGGCAGAGCCGTACTGGGAAGGCCGCCGGAAAAAGTAATTGAACTGATAAAAGGGTAG
- a CDS encoding 2,3,4,5-tetrahydropyridine-2,6-dicarboxylate N-succinyltransferase, whose amino-acid sequence MSIEKIESKEGFKRLVEETEAQEGYRRAVAFGICRVDRGQKNRDKILQAVFPLVNWNENFGSAAVFIAALQESGASIDFGKSEQLFDVTDEFVVNALAAFHPYLAEAEGEAHKNVQVIKELARIVECEELDDNFRIIFLFEDDAPQSVEAVYIKLYALSLGKAELRGVNLNGAFGILHNVAWFGNEPFELDWLRENEIELKLNGAYPEIESVDKFPRYLQHIIPADNTRILDSAKVRMGAQLHPGTTVMPGASYINFNAGTTGAVMVEGRISSSAIVGSGSDVGGGASILGVLSGTNGNPVTIGENVLLGANSVTGIPLGDGCIVDAGIAILEGTKVAVSRAELEKIKEVNPLWDVKVEDENIFKGVELAGKNGIHFRQNSMTGQLIAMRSRREVKLNVELH is encoded by the coding sequence ATGTCAATCGAAAAAATCGAGTCCAAAGAGGGATTTAAGAGGCTGGTCGAAGAAACCGAGGCACAGGAGGGGTACAGAAGAGCGGTTGCATTCGGCATATGCCGCGTAGATCGCGGACAGAAGAACCGCGACAAAATTTTGCAGGCGGTCTTTCCCCTGGTGAACTGGAACGAGAACTTCGGTTCGGCGGCAGTCTTTATAGCCGCACTTCAGGAGAGCGGCGCAAGTATCGATTTCGGGAAGTCAGAGCAGCTGTTCGACGTGACTGACGAGTTCGTCGTCAATGCACTGGCCGCTTTTCACCCCTACCTCGCAGAGGCGGAAGGCGAAGCCCACAAAAATGTCCAGGTGATAAAAGAGCTCGCCCGTATCGTCGAGTGTGAAGAGCTGGACGACAACTTCAGAATAATCTTCCTGTTCGAAGACGATGCGCCGCAGAGCGTGGAGGCGGTCTATATAAAACTCTACGCTCTCTCTCTCGGAAAAGCGGAGCTTCGCGGTGTCAATCTCAACGGAGCTTTCGGAATACTTCACAACGTAGCATGGTTCGGAAACGAGCCTTTCGAGCTCGACTGGCTCCGCGAGAACGAGATAGAACTCAAACTCAACGGCGCCTATCCTGAGATAGAGAGTGTAGACAAGTTCCCGCGCTACCTCCAGCACATCATTCCGGCCGACAACACAAGGATACTAGACAGTGCGAAAGTGCGAATGGGTGCGCAGCTGCATCCGGGCACAACGGTTATGCCGGGTGCGAGCTACATCAACTTCAACGCAGGTACCACAGGTGCGGTCATGGTCGAAGGACGCATCTCCAGCTCCGCGATTGTCGGGTCCGGTTCCGATGTCGGGGGAGGTGCGTCCATTCTCGGTGTCTTGAGCGGTACGAACGGCAACCCCGTCACAATAGGGGAGAACGTACTCCTCGGAGCCAACAGCGTCACAGGTATCCCCCTGGGTGACGGATGTATAGTGGATGCAGGAATCGCTATACTGGAGGGCACCAAAGTGGCTGTCAGCAGGGCCGAGCTTGAAAAGATAAAAGAGGTAAACCCCCTATGGGATGTGAAGGTAGAAGATGAGAATATCTTCAAAGGTGTGGAGCTTGCCGGCAAAAACGGTATACACTTCAGGCAGAACTCGATGACCGGGCAACTTATAGCTATGAGAAGCAGGAGAGAGGTGAAGCTCAACGTGGAGCTTCACTGA